The Chrysemys picta bellii isolate R12L10 chromosome 12, ASM1138683v2, whole genome shotgun sequence genome has a segment encoding these proteins:
- the LOC135974660 gene encoding olfactory receptor 11A1-like, with translation MHLIEKAEEDNRTVITEFILLGFGNLPELQILLFLVFLVIYTVTMFGNVLIIVLVVADQHLHTPMYFFLGNLSCLETCYTSTILPRMLASLLTGDRTISVSGCFAQFYCFCSLATTECYLLAAMSYDRYLAICKPLRYAALMNGRLFLQLTAGSWMSGFLICVIMMCFMSQLTFCGPNEIDHFFCDFSPMLKLSCSDTSMIALVCFILAFLDLPCPFLLTVTSYVCIIATILKIPSTTGRQKAFSTCSSHLIVVTLFYGTIMIVYMIPKSSNLRALNKVFSVFYTVLTPMLNPLIYSLRNKEVKEALRKVIS, from the coding sequence ATGCACCTCATAGAGAAAGCAGAAGAGGACAATCGAACGGTCATCACAGAATTTATCCTCCTGGGATTCGGTAATCTCCCTGAACTGCAGATCCTTCTCTTCCTGGTTTTCCTAGTGATCTATACTGTGACCATGTTCGGGAACGTCCTCATCATAGtgctagttgtggctgatcagcaccttcacacccccatgtacttcttcctggggaacttgtcctgcttggagacctgctacacctccaccatcctgcccaggatgttggccagtctcctgactggagACAGAACCATTTCTGTCAGTGGCTGTTTTGCACAGTTTTATTGCTTTTGTTCTCTGGCAACTACAGAATGCTATCTCCTAGCagcgatgtcttatgatcggtatttagcgatatgcAAACCCCTGCGTTATGCAGCCCTGATGAACGGCAGGTTATTTCTCCAGCTAACAGCGGGGTCTTGGATGAGCGGATTTCTAATTTGTGTAATAATGATGTGTTTTATGTCACAATTAACAttctgtggccccaatgaaattgaccatttcttttgtgatttttctCCAATGCtaaaactctcctgcagtgacaccagCATGATCGCACTGGTTTGTTTCATACTCGCCTTCCTAGACTTGCCTTGCCCATTTCTATTAACTGTGACATCCTATGTTTGTATCATTGCTACTATCCTGAAaatcccttccaccaccgggaggcaaaaggccttttccacctgctcctctcatctCATTGTGGTAACACTTTTCTATGGGACCATAATGATTGTCTACATGATACCGAAATCCAGCAACCTGAGAGCCCTAAATAAAGTGTTCTCTGTCTTCTacacagtcctgactcccatgctcaaccccctcatctacagcctgcgAAACAAAGAGGTGAAGGAGGCCCTTAGAAAAGTCATCAGTTAA